In Rubrobacter aplysinae, the DNA window TGGTCTTTACCGTAGAAGCCGCGGTGGACGAGGTAGAGAGGCTCTTTTCCCCTTCGTAGGGGGAGCCCATGCATCCCCGCCTCATAGCCAGCGCCGTGGGGATAGTCGTCGCGTCCGGCGGGACCGTGATGCTGGTGCCCGCCCTCTACGCCCTGCTCACGGGCGGCTCCGTACTGATCCTGCTGGTCCCCGCCCTGGCGGCGGTCACGATAGGGATCGCCACCTTCGCCGTCCTCCGGCCCCGGTCGCGGGCAATGTACACCTCGATCCGGGACGTGTTCCTGATCGTGGTCCTGAGCTGGTTCGGGGTGGCGATGGTCGGGACACTGCCTTACATCCTGTCCGGGACCCTGAGCCCGGTCGAGGCCTACTTCGAAGCCATGGCGGGCTTCACGACCACCGGGGCCTCGAATCTCGTTCAGATCGAGGAGGTCGAGCCCGCGCTGCTCCTGTGGCGGAGCCTCACCCAGTGGACCGGCGGCATCGGTATCGTCTTGCTGTTCGTCGCGGTCGGGCCGCTCGTGGGCTTCGGGTCGAGCCAACTCTACTCCGCGGAGATGCCGGACCCGGTCGGGGAGCGGATCACCCCGCGGATTCGGGACACCGCAAAGGGTCTGGCCTACATATATCTGGTCCTGACCGCGGGCGGGGTCGCCGCGCTCTGGGTAGCGGGTATGGGGCTCTTCGACGCCCTGAATCATTCCCTCACGACCGTCGCGACGGGAGGCTACTCCACCCGCTCGGAGGGCATAGGAGCATTCGACTCCGTGCTCGTCGAGCTCGCGATAACGGGCGGCATGCTGCTCTCGGGTTCGAGCTTCGTGGTCTACTTTCTGGCCGCGCAGGGCCGGCTGCGGCGGGTGGCGGGAAACCGGGAGATAATCGCCTACTTCACGTTCTTCGTCGTGGGCGCGGTGGTGGTGGGCACCGGGCTCCTGACCAACAACGAGCGCGACACCTTCGGCGCGGCGGCGCTCGACGCAGTCTTCCACAGCGCAAGCCTGCTAACGGGCACGGGGTACGCAACCGCCGACTGGGGTAGCTGGGACCCGCTCTCGGCGAGCGTGCTGATGGTCCTGATGGCCATAGGAGGCTGCGCCGGCTCGACGAGCGGCGGGATCAAGGTGGTGCGCGTAATCCTGCTGGCCCGGCACGCCGCCCAGGAGGTGTTCCGCATCATCCACCCCCGGGCCGTTACCCCGCTGCGCCTCGGCCAGCAGGTGATCCCGGAGCGGCTACGCACGGCGTTCCTCGGGTTCTTCTTCCTGTACGCCCTGACCCTGGTGATCGGCACGATCCTGATCTCACCCTACGTGCCCACGTCCGGGCAGGCATTCGGGGCGGTCTTCGCGTGCCTGAACATCACCGGCACGGCGCTCGGACCCGTCGGGGACACCGCGTTCTACGTCGGGCTCCCGGCGGTCGCGAAGGTCGAGCTGACCATCTTCATGCTGCTCGGCAGGCTGGAGCTCTTCACCTTGCTCGTCGTGCTTACCCCGGCCTTCTGGCGGCGCTAGATTTCCGGGCTCAGACGAAAGCCGTACCGCCGCTGCGACGGGGGTCGGCGGCGGCCTCGATCTCGCCCTCGGGGGTAAGCCGCACGGCGTTCACGCCGCCGAAGTACATGTCGGGGCCGTCGTAGGACAGGATACGGTCGTACCCGGCGGTCGCGGAGGCTGCGCGGGAGCCGGCCTCGTACGCGAGGAGGCTACCCTCCGGCAGATCCTCGGCGTGAAAGCGTGGCGCCCGCACAGCCTCGGCCAGCGGCAAATCGTGATCCAGGACTCCGACCAGCGTCTGGAGTATGGCGGTGGGGATACGCGATGCGCCGGGTGAGCCGAGGGCGACGATGCCGCCCGCCTCCGAGGAAACGACGGTCGGGCTCATGCTGGATATAAGCCTCTCGCCCGGCGAAAGTGCGTGGAAGCCGCGCGGGTTCAGCTCCGGCTCTCCGAGCGTGTTGCCCATCGGGATGCCGGTTCCGGGCACCACTAGCCCCGAGCCATAGCCCATGCTCTGGGTTATGGAGACGGCGAGGCCGCTCTCGTCAACGCAGGAGAGGTGCGTGGTGTGCGGCGAGCCGAAGCCCTCCGATATCTTTCGGCGCTGGGCCTCGGCGTATTCCTCGCCGGTCAGCCGCCCGGCGACGCGGAGGTTCTCCGCGCCGTCGGTGTACGCCGTGGCCCGATCCGCGAGGGCGAGCCGCATGGCCCCGGCCACGAGCGCGGCGTAGTCCTCGTCGGGGAGGGTGGAGATCTCCTGCCCCGAGAGCACCCGCAGCATCTGGGCCAGCGTCGGCCCTCCGGCGGACGGCGGTCCGTTGGTGTGGATCTCACCGCGCCCGTACCCGACGGTCAGGGGCTCGCGGACGACGGCCTCGTACTCTTCGAGATCCCTCTGGGTGATGATGCCGCCCATCCCGAGGACGTACTCCGACACGCGCCGCCCGAGCTCGCCCCGGTACAGGTAGTCCGCCCCCCTCTCGCCCACCGCTTCGAGCGTCCGGGCGAGCTCCGGGAAGCGCACCTCCTCGCCCTCACGGTACACCCGCTCGCCGCCGTCACTACCGGAATCCCGGGTGTAGAAGGTCCTGCGGGTCTCATCCGTAAGCCGCAGCACCTCCTCGGCAACCACGAGCCACAGGGCGCTCGTCCTGCACAGGTAGAACCCCTCACGGGCGAGCCGGGTCGCGGGCGCGAGCGTCTCCCTCAGAGTGAGCCTGCCGTGGCGCCGTAGCAGCGTCTCCCAGCCCCGCAGGGCCCCCGGCACGGCGCAGGAGGCGGCGCCGACGGTGGATCTTATCCCGGCGCCGTACTTCAGGATCTTTGTCTCCGCCCAGCCGCCCGAACCGAACCTCTCCTGCGGCAGCCCCTTGCCGGGCATCGCGTCGTAGTAGTCTACGAGCTCCGCTCTTTTCCCAACGCCGCCCGGCGGGCGGACCAACGCGAACCCGCCGCCGCCGATGGAGCTCATCAGGGGCTCGGTCACGCCTACGGCGGCTGCGGCGGCAACGGCGGCGTCGGCTGCGTTGCCCCCGGCGTGGTAGATCTCGGTGGCTGCCCCGGCGGCGTACGGGGTGCCCGCCGCGGCGGCGAAGCGTGTTGCGCCCACTGTCTCGTTGTCTTCCATAGTTGGCTATCATACCCACAGCCGGAGGCACACGCCCGGCGTTTAACCGAGAAGGAGCCAGATTGCCGACAGAGGATGCCGGACAGACGCCGCGACCGCGCTTCAACACCGCCTCCGACGAGGAGATAATGGAGGGTAACGTCGCGGACGTGTACTTTCACCGCACGATGGAGGTGCTCGGGTCCCGGGGACTTGCGGACGTGGAGACCCACGCCGAGGTAAGCCTCAAGACCAGCGACCCCGACGCCTGGTTCGTGCTCGCCGGCCTCGACGAGGTGGCGCGGCTTTTCGAGGATGAGGACGAGGTGGAAGTCCGGGCCGCGCCGGAGGGCACCGTCTGCCGGCCCTACGAGCCCGTCCTGACCCTCTCCGGTCCCTACGGAGCCTTCGCCGAGCACGAGACGGCGATCCTGGGCTTTCTGTGCCAGGCCTCGGGGGTGGCGACCGGCGCGGCCCGCTGCAAGCTCGCCGCCGGAGACCGCCCGGTGACCTCCTTCGGGGCGCGCCGGATGCACCCCGCGATCACGCCCATGATCGAGCGCGCCGCCTATCTCGGCGGCTGCGACGGGGTGGCCGTGGACCTCGCCGCCAGACGTCTGGGCATCCCCGCGACCGGCACCGTACCGCACGCGCTCGCCCTCGTCCTGGGCTCGACCGCCGAGGCCGCCCGGGCCTTCGACGAGGCGATACACGCCTCCGTGGCGCGCACCATCCTCATAGACACCTACGACGACGAGAAGTTCGGCGCGCTGATAGCCGCCGACGCCATACCGGACTCCATCTCCGCCGTGCGCCTGGACACGCCGGGCAACCGCCGGGGAGACTTCCGGGACCTGATGCAGGAGGTGCGCTGGGAGCTCGACCGCCACGGCTACGGCCACGTCGGCATGTTCGCCTCCGGCGGCATCGGCGTGGACGACATCCTCCACCTGAATCCGATCTGCGACGCCTACGGGGTCGGCGGCGCGATAGCCTCCGCGCCGATGGTCGACTACTCCCTGGACATCGTCGAGGTCGCCGGCGAGGATCGCTCCAAGCGCGGCAAGCGCGGCGGCCGCAAGCGGCTACTAAACATGCCGGACGGCTCCCGCAGAACGGTGCCCGCGGCCACGGACGTCCCGGAGGCCGCCACGGACCTGCTAACCCCGCTCGGAGAGCTGTACCCGAGCCGGGAGACCTCGGTGGAAACACAGCGCGACAGGGTGCTCTCCCAGCTCGCCACGGGCGAGTACACCCTGTAAGCGGAGATCACAGTGGGCCTTGTGCCGTTCTCCGGCCGAGCCGAGGATCACGCGCCGCCAGTGTGGATCACGAGATAGTACCCACACTCTCCTTCGCCCGCGTTATCGAAGCGGTGCGGCACGTCGGCCTCGAAGTAGACCGCGTCTCCCGCTTCGAGCACGTGCTCCTCGCCGCCGAGCACCGCCCTCAACCGTCCCCGCTCGACCACGACGTGCTCCTCGACCCCTTTGCGGTGCGGCGGGAACTCACCGGAGGTCGAGCCCACCGGTATCACGTTGTACACGAGCTCTACGCCGCTCCCGGCGGTGCTCGGTGAGATCGCCTGCCGCTCGAACCCCGTCTGCGGGTCGCGCATTACCCGCCTCCCCCCACGTGGGATCACGACCACGGCCCCACGCTCTTCCGTCTCTATGAGCCGTGTCAGGGTAACGCCCAGCCCCTCGGCGACCCGGGCCGCCACCACGAGCGTCGGGTTCTTCTCGCCTCGCTCCAGCTTGGATAACATGGCCCGGCTTACCCCGGCCCTCTCCGCGAGCCCGTCCAGGGTAAGCCCGGCCTCCCGCCGCAGGGCCTTTACCCTCCCCCCGAGCCTCTCGGAGGACACGGCCTCCGCCGCCCCGCCGCTCACTGCACCGCTTGTAGTCTCTTCCTGCATTTGGTAGAAGTTATTCTATCATGGTAGATATTCTCCGGCTATCTGTTGCGGCCGCGCCTTTCGTGGTGGCGGGCGTCGTTCTCGTCGGGCTGCGGCGCTCGGCCACGCTCTCCGGCGTCGCGACGCTGGCGGCGGCGGTTCTGGCGGCGTTGGCCGGGGTGTATCTGTGGTCCGGGCCGGGGGGCGGCGAGTTCCTCCGGGCGATGGTCGGGGCTCTCGCCGACGGGGGGTACACGTCTATGCGGGTACTGTACGTGCTCTTTGGCGGGTTGCTGCTCTACAACCTGCTCCGCGCGGGCGGGGCCGTGGACGAGGTCTCGCGGTATCTGGGGAGGCTGGAGCCGGACGGGGTGCGGCTGGCGGTGCTGGTGGTGGTCGGGGTCGGGCCTTTTTTCGAGTCGGTCACCGGCTTCGGGGTCGCGGTGGTTATCAGCGCCCCGATACTGCTGGCGGCCGGGTTTTCGCCGTTGCGGGCGGCGGTGCTCGCGAGCTGGGGGCAGTGCGCCGTGCCCTGGGGCGCGCTCGGGGTGGGGACCGTGATCGGGGCGGATCTCGCGGGGATGACCTTCGGGGAGCTATCCGACGCGAGCGCGTTCCTGAGCCTGCCGCTGTTCGTGGTCTTCGCCGTCTCGGCGGCCCTGCTCGCGGGCGGTAAAGGCGGGCTGCGCCGGGCGTGGCCCGAGGCGGCGGTGCTCGGAGGCGTGGCGGGGGTCGCCACGCTGGTCAACAGCCTTTTTCTCGTGCCGGAGCTCTCCGGCGCGGCCGGGGGAATCTGCGCCGCCGCCTTGTTCGTGGCCCGGCGGCGGGCCAGGCTCACGGGCGTCGCGCCGCCGGTCCGGCCGCTCCTGCCCTACGCTCTGCTGGTCGCGCTGCTCGCGGCGGTTAGCGCCGGTCCCGCAGCAGGGTACCTGGAGCGGATGGGGCCCGTACTCGCCGGGCCCGGGACCCCGCTCATACTCTCCGGGGCGTTCGCCGCAATGCTGCTGGGTGTTGGCCCGGATCGGGCGCTACGGGCGCTGAGGGGCACCCTGGTGCAGTGGCTGCCGACGGCGGGAGCGGTGCTGACCTTCGTTCTGGCCGGTCAGGTGGTCGCCGCCTCCGGGGCGGCGGGAGTGCTGGCCTCGGGCGCGGCCTCGCTGGGCCCGTTGTATCCGCTCGCGGCCCCGGTGTTCGGGGCGCTCGGCGGGGCTTTAGCCGGATCGAACGCCGCCTCGAACGCGCTCTTCATGCCTCTGCAGGCGGAGTCGGCCCGCGCCCTCGGAGAGCCGGTCGGGCTCGTGGCCGCCGTGCAGAACGTCGCGGGGAGTCAGGCGAGCATGCTGGCGCCCCAGCGCGTCGTGCTGGCCGCCACGGCAACGGGACTGGTAGGTCGGGAGGGTGAGATCGTACGCTCCGCCCTGCCGCCGGTGACCGTCTGCGTCGGGATACTGGCTATTCTGGGGCTCGTGACGTAGCCGCGGGGTTAGGCCCCGCCGGGGTACGCCTCCGGGCGGCGGTTCAGGAGCGAGGGGAACTCGGTGCGGAAGCGCCGCAGGTATTCGATGTCGAGGTCCGCGAGGGCGTAGCCGTCGCGGTCCGGGCAGGTGGCGAGCACCGTACCCCAGGGGTCCACGATCATGGACCGCCCGTAGGTCCAGCGACCGTCGGCCTTCTGTCCCCACTGGGCCGGGGCGATCACGTACGCTTGGTTCTCGACGGCCCGGGCGCGGAGCAGTAGCTCCCAGTGGTCCTTGCCGGTCTGGAGGGTGAAAGCCGCCGGTACCGCCAGCGCCTCCGCCCCGTCCAGCGCGAGCGAGCGGTAAAGCTCCGGGAAGCGCACGTCGTAGCAGACGGAGAGCCCGAGCCTCGCGCCTCCGGCGTCCGCCGTCACCACCTCCGAGCCGGGGGCCATAGAGGCGCTTTCAAGATACTCCCGGTCCGGGGCCTTCACGTCAAAGAGGTGGACCTTGCGGTACACGGCGGTCAACGCGCCGGAAGGAGCGAAGAACGTGGAAGTGTTGTACATCTTCTCCGAGCCGCCGACGCTCTCCAGGATCGAGCCCCCGAGGAGGTACACGCCAAGCTCTCGGGCAAGACCGCCGAGGAAGTCGGTCGTGGGTCCGGGGACCGGCTCGGCGGCCTCCAGGTAGGCATTTTCGAGGCCGTGACAGCTCCACAACTCGGGGAGGGCGATGAGCCGCGCACCGGAGGCGGCGGCGGACCGGATCAGGGCCTCCGCGGTCGCCTTGTTCTCTTCCTTGTCCGGGGTGGACGACATCTGTATGGCCGCCGTCAGCATGTTGAGTCCCCTGTCTGTATCCGGCGTATCCGGCATCCAGCCTCCCTGGTGATCCACACTAAACCTTGTTACCTATAAACCTTGTTACCTACGGTAACCCACGGTATCAGACTCCGGCGCTTCTCTGGAAATTAAGCGCCGGTTAGGTAGTCGGCGTTACGCTGGCGTCGTAGGGTCCGGCTCGCCGAGCACGGAGACCTCATACCCCGCCTTGCTCCGATATTTGACCCTGTACATCGCGGCGTCGGCCTCACTCAACAGATTCTCCGGGAGATACTTCTGGGCGCGGCCTGGCGGGACCACGGCGACCCCGAGGCTGACCGTGATCGAGGCCCGCCCGGCATCCTCCCCGAGATCCAGCGGCCCCTGCAAAGCTCCGATAATCCTCTCCGATAGGGCCGCGCTCTCGGTCTCGCCGGTGTTTTCCAGCATCAGGACGAACTCGTCTCCGCCCAGCCGGCAGATGGTGTCTCCCGGCCTCAAACACTCGCTCAGGCGTCCGGCGACTGCCCTGAGAAGCCTGTCTCCGGCCTCGTGGCCGCTACTGTCGTTGATCTTCTTGAAGTCATCCAGGTCCATGAAGAGTACGGAGACGGGCTCCTCGCGACGGCTGGCGCGGGCCAGGGCATTATCCAGCCTGTCCATAAAGAGGCTCCGGTTGGGCAGCTCCGTCAGAGAGTCGTGAAAGGCCCGGTAAGAAAGCTCCTCTTCGAGCATCCGGCGTTCGGTCACGTCGTTCTGGATGCCGACGAAGTTCGTCAGGTTCCCCGCAGCGTCCCGGACGGGGGCGACGTAGAGCTCATTGTAGAAAAAGGTGCCGTCTTTTCTGTAGTTGCGAATGGTGCATGAGTACTCCCGGCCGGCGGCTATGGCCTCGGCCAGGGCGGCTAGCTCCGGCTGCTCCCGGTCTTCACTCTGAAAGATCCGGCAGTTGCGCCCGAGTATCTCCTCCGGCTCGTAGCCACTCAACCTCTGGAAGGCGGGGTTTACGTAGATTATCGGGTTGTCTTCCAGGCTGGGATCCGTGATCAGCACCCCGTTAGAGCTGGCCTCTAGCGCCCGATCCTTCATCCGGCTCTGGGCCTCGGCCAACCGGCGCTCGGTAACGTCGATGGCGATACAAACCGCCCCCTCGACCCTGCCGGACTCCCCGAGTAACGGGGAGTAGCGAGTCTCGAAGTAGGAGCCGTGGTGCTCGACGGTATCCGCGACCTCCTCGCCCGCCAGCACCCGCCGGTTGTTCTCCAGTATCCTGGGCTCGTCGCGGTGCAGCTCGAAGACCGAATGGCCCACGACCTCGTTCTGTCCGGCTCCGAGCGCCGCGAGCCCCTGACCCTCGGATAAGGTAAAAACACCCTCCGAGTCCAGGGCAAACAGGACCACGGGCGCCCCGCTGGCGACGACCCGCCGCAGTTGCTCGCTCTCGCGCAGGCTCCTCTCCGCCTCCCGGCGCTCTGTGATGTCCCGGGCGTGCACGATCACGCCCTCCACGCCGGGCTCGTCCAGCAGGTAGGTCCCGACGCCCTCTATCCAGCGATAAGACCCGTCGGCCCCCAGGAAACGATACTCCGTCGTATGCCCGAAGGGTCTGTCTGGCGGGTCGTCTGCCGGACCGTCCGGCGGTTCGCCAACCGCCTCGCCGGAGTCCAACCTGACGAGTGTCCGCCGGGTGTCTTCTACGACCCGGGGTAGGTCTTCGGGATGAATGTAGTCCAGGACGTTCATCCCGGCGGCGACGGACTCGGCCGGATCGTAGCCGTAGACCTCCTTGAAGGCCGGGTTCGCGTACAGCAACTTGCCCGTCGTGGAGACCAACTTGACTACCTCGAGAGAGCTTTCCACGATGGCCCGGAACCGCCGCTCGCTCTCGAAAAGGGCCCGGCGCGCCTCTAAGCGCCCGGTCACGTCCCGCGAGCTACACACTATCTCCGTCGCCCCGGACCCCGATATGGCGCTGGTGCAAACCGTCTCCAGCCAGCGCCAGGAGCCGTCCCGGCGCAGCCAGCGGAGCTCTAAAGGGAGACTCGCACCGGGCTCGCTCGTGGACTCGCGGAAAGCTCTCTCGCCCGCCGCCATGTCTTCAGGGTGGATAAAGTCCAGCACGCTCCAGCCGACCATCCCGTCGGCCGGGATACCGAGCACCCTCTCGGCTCCGGCGCTCTGGGCCACGACGATACCGCTGGCGTCAACGACCGTTACGAGGTCCCAGACCCCGCTCTCAAGCTCTCTACTCACGACGCCCGCCGGACTCTAGCCAGCCCAGAGGGCACGCCGCGGCACGCGTCGAGAGGCTTTTCACATTAATTCTGCGAGCTCTATAGAGCATAAAACCGGCGATCCTCCACGCAAAACGGTCATGCACGATGTCTTCCACCGTAATCGGGGACGTACACCTCGGGTGTGGTAGATATTACTGGAGCAATGAGACCGTCCCCGCTTGCTCCCCTAACGTACCCGCAACGTCTATACGTTACGCGGAATGCGGGGGATCAGTAACCTGATGAACGCCCTCGAACGTTTACGCCACCGTTTTGGTTACCGTCTTACGCTACTCCCCGGAGGTAGTTCCGGAGGGACGGTCGGGGAGGCGCATCCGGTACTCCAGCACGTCCCCGGGCTCCAGAGCGGGGAGCGCGAGATGGTGGCGGGCCGTCTGGAGCAGCGCCTCCAGGGGCATGAGCCCTATGAGCTCTGTAGACTCAACCCGCGCCCCGCGCTCGGCGGCGAGCTCCCGCACGCGCTCTACGGCGGTCGGGAGCGAGGTCTTGGAGAGGTCCACGAGGTTCATCGAGACCTGGGCCTTTCCGGCGACCGGGAGGCCGATCGCCTTGACCCCGAGCATCCCACCGTCGCGTTCGCGCAGGCGGGCCGCAATGTCCCGCGCCACCCCCACGTCGGCGGTGTCGAGAAAAGCGTTGTAGGCGACGAGAAACGGCCTGGCCCCGACGACGACGGCGCCGAGCGCGGGATTCAGTTCGGCAGGGCCGTAGTCCGGCCTCCAGCCCTCTTCCCCGGCACGGGCCGCGAGACCCTCGTAGCCACCGCGCCGGATCTCGGCCAGGTTACGACGGTGCGGGGCGGTGGCGGCCGACTCGTACAGGTACACGCCGAAGCCGAGCCCGCCGATCCTCTCCCCGGCCCGTCTGGCGAGCCGGGCCGCATCCTCCAGCGTCGCGCCTTCGAGCGGCACGAAGGGCAGCACGTCCAGCGAGCCGACCCGAGGGTGCTCGCCGGTCTGGGTGGAGAGGTCTATCTCTTCGGCGCAGGCCCGGGCAAGCGCGGTGGCGGCCTCCAGGAGCGGCTCCTCTTCCCCGGCCAGGGTGAGCACGCTCCGGTTGTGGTCCGCGTCGCTCGTGAGCCCGAGCACGCGCACTCCGGGCACGGCGCGCACCCTTCCGGCGATGCGCTCCACCTTTGCAGGGTCCCGGCCCTCGCTAAAGTTCGGGACCGCCTCGAACAGGCGCGGCTGCCCTTCCGCCATCAGCTACCTCCGCCTTTTACCCGAGCGCCCGGTCGAGCTTGGTGGCGGCGCTTATGAGACCGAGGTGGGTAAAGGCCTGGGGGAAGTTGCCCAGGGCCTCGCCGGAGCTGCCGACCTCCTCCGCGTAGAGCCCGAGGTGGTTGGAGTAGGAGAACATCTTCTCCAGGGCGAGCCGGGCCTCCTCGAGCCTGCCGGCCTGGGTGAGACACTCGACCAGCCAGAACGAGCACAGGCTGAAGCTGCCCTCCTCGCCCTCCAGGCCGTCCGGAGCCGAGTCACCCACCTCGTAGCGATCGACGAGGCTGTCGTGGGCGAGCTCTTCCTGGATGCGGTCCAGGGTCGAGAGCCAGCGCGGGTCGGTCGGGCCGACGAACTTCACGAGCGGCATCAGGAGCAGTGAGGCGTCCAGGGCGTCGGTGTCGTAGTGCTGGACGAAGCTCTCCCGCTCCGAGCTATAGCCTTCCGCCATGATCTGCTCGTAGATCCTGTCCCGCTCCGTTAGCCAGTTTCCCTCTCCGGCCGGGAGCCCGCGCTGGCGCGCGATACGCCCGGCCCTCTCCAGGGCGACCCAGCTCATGAGCTTCGAGGAGACGAAGTGCTGGCGGCCGCCCCGGACCTCCCACATCCCCTCGTCCGGCTGGTCCCAGTTCTCCGAAAGCCAGTCCAGCA includes these proteins:
- the ftcD gene encoding glutamate formimidoyltransferase → MAEGQPRLFEAVPNFSEGRDPAKVERIAGRVRAVPGVRVLGLTSDADHNRSVLTLAGEEEPLLEAATALARACAEEIDLSTQTGEHPRVGSLDVLPFVPLEGATLEDAARLARRAGERIGGLGFGVYLYESAATAPHRRNLAEIRRGGYEGLAARAGEEGWRPDYGPAELNPALGAVVVGARPFLVAYNAFLDTADVGVARDIAARLRERDGGMLGVKAIGLPVAGKAQVSMNLVDLSKTSLPTAVERVRELAAERGARVESTELIGLMPLEALLQTARHHLALPALEPGDVLEYRMRLPDRPSGTTSGE
- a CDS encoding carbon-nitrogen hydrolase family protein, with protein sequence MPDTPDTDRGLNMLTAAIQMSSTPDKEENKATAEALIRSAAASGARLIALPELWSCHGLENAYLEAAEPVPGPTTDFLGGLARELGVYLLGGSILESVGGSEKMYNTSTFFAPSGALTAVYRKVHLFDVKAPDREYLESASMAPGSEVVTADAGGARLGLSVCYDVRFPELYRSLALDGAEALAVPAAFTLQTGKDHWELLLRARAVENQAYVIAPAQWGQKADGRWTYGRSMIVDPWGTVLATCPDRDGYALADLDIEYLRRFRTEFPSLLNRRPEAYPGGA
- a CDS encoding L-lactate permease, translated to MVDILRLSVAAAPFVVAGVVLVGLRRSATLSGVATLAAAVLAALAGVYLWSGPGGGEFLRAMVGALADGGYTSMRVLYVLFGGLLLYNLLRAGGAVDEVSRYLGRLEPDGVRLAVLVVVGVGPFFESVTGFGVAVVISAPILLAAGFSPLRAAVLASWGQCAVPWGALGVGTVIGADLAGMTFGELSDASAFLSLPLFVVFAVSAALLAGGKGGLRRAWPEAAVLGGVAGVATLVNSLFLVPELSGAAGGICAAALFVARRRARLTGVAPPVRPLLPYALLVALLAAVSAGPAAGYLERMGPVLAGPGTPLILSGAFAAMLLGVGPDRALRALRGTLVQWLPTAGAVLTFVLAGQVVAASGAAGVLASGAASLGPLYPLAAPVFGALGGALAGSNAASNALFMPLQAESARALGEPVGLVAAVQNVAGSQASMLAPQRVVLAATATGLVGREGEIVRSALPPVTVCVGILAILGLVT
- a CDS encoding TrkH family potassium uptake protein, which codes for MHPRLIASAVGIVVASGGTVMLVPALYALLTGGSVLILLVPALAAVTIGIATFAVLRPRSRAMYTSIRDVFLIVVLSWFGVAMVGTLPYILSGTLSPVEAYFEAMAGFTTTGASNLVQIEEVEPALLLWRSLTQWTGGIGIVLLFVAVGPLVGFGSSQLYSAEMPDPVGERITPRIRDTAKGLAYIYLVLTAGGVAALWVAGMGLFDALNHSLTTVATGGYSTRSEGIGAFDSVLVELAITGGMLLSGSSFVVYFLAAQGRLRRVAGNREIIAYFTFFVVGAVVVGTGLLTNNERDTFGAAALDAVFHSASLLTGTGYATADWGSWDPLSASVLMVLMAIGGCAGSTSGGIKVVRVILLARHAAQEVFRIIHPRAVTPLRLGQQVIPERLRTAFLGFFFLYALTLVIGTILISPYVPTSGQAFGAVFACLNITGTALGPVGDTAFYVGLPAVAKVELTIFMLLGRLELFTLLVVLTPAFWRR
- a CDS encoding sensor domain-containing protein — its product is MSRELESGVWDLVTVVDASGIVVAQSAGAERVLGIPADGMVGWSVLDFIHPEDMAAGERAFRESTSEPGASLPLELRWLRRDGSWRWLETVCTSAISGSGATEIVCSSRDVTGRLEARRALFESERRFRAIVESSLEVVKLVSTTGKLLYANPAFKEVYGYDPAESVAAGMNVLDYIHPEDLPRVVEDTRRTLVRLDSGEAVGEPPDGPADDPPDRPFGHTTEYRFLGADGSYRWIEGVGTYLLDEPGVEGVIVHARDITERREAERSLRESEQLRRVVASGAPVVLFALDSEGVFTLSEGQGLAALGAGQNEVVGHSVFELHRDEPRILENNRRVLAGEEVADTVEHHGSYFETRYSPLLGESGRVEGAVCIAIDVTERRLAEAQSRMKDRALEASSNGVLITDPSLEDNPIIYVNPAFQRLSGYEPEEILGRNCRIFQSEDREQPELAALAEAIAAGREYSCTIRNYRKDGTFFYNELYVAPVRDAAGNLTNFVGIQNDVTERRMLEEELSYRAFHDSLTELPNRSLFMDRLDNALARASRREEPVSVLFMDLDDFKKINDSSGHEAGDRLLRAVAGRLSECLRPGDTICRLGGDEFVLMLENTGETESAALSERIIGALQGPLDLGEDAGRASITVSLGVAVVPPGRAQKYLPENLLSEADAAMYRVKYRSKAGYEVSVLGEPDPTTPA
- a CDS encoding gamma-glutamyltransferase family protein codes for the protein MEDNETVGATRFAAAAGTPYAAGAATEIYHAGGNAADAAVAAAAAVGVTEPLMSSIGGGGFALVRPPGGVGKRAELVDYYDAMPGKGLPQERFGSGGWAETKILKYGAGIRSTVGAASCAVPGALRGWETLLRRHGRLTLRETLAPATRLAREGFYLCRTSALWLVVAEEVLRLTDETRRTFYTRDSGSDGGERVYREGEEVRFPELARTLEAVGERGADYLYRGELGRRVSEYVLGMGGIITQRDLEEYEAVVREPLTVGYGRGEIHTNGPPSAGGPTLAQMLRVLSGQEISTLPDEDYAALVAGAMRLALADRATAYTDGAENLRVAGRLTGEEYAEAQRRKISEGFGSPHTTHLSCVDESGLAVSITQSMGYGSGLVVPGTGIPMGNTLGEPELNPRGFHALSPGERLISSMSPTVVSSEAGGIVALGSPGASRIPTAILQTLVGVLDHDLPLAEAVRAPRFHAEDLPEGSLLAYEAGSRAASATAGYDRILSYDGPDMYFGGVNAVRLTPEGEIEAAADPRRSGGTAFV
- a CDS encoding nicotinate phosphoribosyltransferase produces the protein MPTEDAGQTPRPRFNTASDEEIMEGNVADVYFHRTMEVLGSRGLADVETHAEVSLKTSDPDAWFVLAGLDEVARLFEDEDEVEVRAAPEGTVCRPYEPVLTLSGPYGAFAEHETAILGFLCQASGVATGAARCKLAAGDRPVTSFGARRMHPAITPMIERAAYLGGCDGVAVDLAARRLGIPATGTVPHALALVLGSTAEAARAFDEAIHASVARTILIDTYDDEKFGALIAADAIPDSISAVRLDTPGNRRGDFRDLMQEVRWELDRHGYGHVGMFASGGIGVDDILHLNPICDAYGVGGAIASAPMVDYSLDIVEVAGEDRSKRGKRGGRKRLLNMPDGSRRTVPAATDVPEAATDLLTPLGELYPSRETSVETQRDRVLSQLATGEYTL
- a CDS encoding helix-turn-helix domain-containing protein, giving the protein MQEETTSGAVSGGAAEAVSSERLGGRVKALRREAGLTLDGLAERAGVSRAMLSKLERGEKNPTLVVAARVAEGLGVTLTRLIETEERGAVVVIPRGGRRVMRDPQTGFERQAISPSTAGSGVELVYNVIPVGSTSGEFPPHRKGVEEHVVVERGRLRAVLGGEEHVLEAGDAVYFEADVPHRFDNAGEGECGYYLVIHTGGA